A genomic window from Osmia bicornis bicornis chromosome 6, iOsmBic2.1, whole genome shotgun sequence includes:
- the LOC123987884 gene encoding piggyBac transposable element-derived protein 4-like has product MTSPKMSSNPEEYITRDDSEIGNDYDSSASMNNVYQFAPLSSDSDEDTDNIINNRLAGRKSINRKRPRLLSTSSEEEDSNLSPNIENCDQTGRLLWSKNNLSPTLHIFDEHNSGVKGYLNAQSTPLDAFQMFFSEELVSQITTQTNNYCKYVQEHTTYKMNSRGKKWRDASISEMYQFLCVTMLMPRMKKLSLREYWSTDEMLKTNIFRQIMARDRYMLLLQMLHFNDNNITNDDPLTKIRPVVDKLKISFSQSFTPYENLCIDESLLLYKGRCYFKQFIPSKRSRFGIKTFLLCDCKTNYILDFIIYTGRKTDINENNTAIGISGNVVMTLLQPYLEKGHTLITDNWYTSPRLFTLLHQHKTNAFGTVRKNRSEMPHMEENLKRGEICYRSTNILLAMKWRDKKDVWILSSVHAARLIEIPKKRLSYRVK; this is encoded by the coding sequence ATGACATCCCCGAAAATGTCGAGTAATCCTGAAGAATATATTACAAGGGACGACAGTGAAATAGGAAACGATTATGATTCAAGCGCATCAATGAATAATGTGTACCAATTTGCTCCTTTATCGTCGGATTCTGATGAAGATACAGATAACATTATAAATAATCGATTAGCTGGACGGAAAAGTATAAATAGAAAACGGCCCAGATTATTGAGTACCTCttcagaagaagaagattcaAATTTATCTCCAAATATCGAGAACTGTGACCAGACTGGAAGATTATTGTGGTCCAAAAATAATTTGTCGCCTACACTACATATTTTTGATGAACACAATTCAGGAGTAAAAGGATATTTGAATGCACAGTCAACACCCTTAGATGCCTTTCAAATGTTCTTTTCGGAGGAATTAGTTTCACAAATTACCACGCAGacaaacaattattgcaaATATGTACAAGAACATACAACATATAAAATGAATTCCCGTGGTAAGAAGTGGAGGGATGCTTCAATCTCTGAAATGTACCAATTTTTATGTGTTACAATGCTAATGCCGCGTATGAAGAAACTGTCTTTGAGAGAATATTGGTCTACCGATGAAATGTTGAAAACCAATATTTTTCGCCAAATAATGGCACGAGACAGATACatgttattattacaaatGTTGCACTTCAATgacaataatataacaaatgACGATCCATTAACAAAAATACGACCAGTAGTTGATAAACTAAAGATATCCTTTTCACAATCGTTCACGCCATACGAAAATCTGTGCATTGACGAAAGTCTTTTGCTATACAAAGGTAGATGTTATTTTAAACAGTTTATACCTTCTAAGAGAAGTAGGTTCGGTATCAAGACATTTCTCCTTTGTGACTGTAAAACTAATTATATATTggattttataatttatactgGAAGAAAAACagatattaatgaaaataatacagCCATTGGGATTTCCGGAAATGTTGTAATGACACTTCTTCAACCATATCTGGAAAAGGGCCATACACTAATTACGGATAATTGGTATACGAGCCCACgtttatttactttattacATCAACACAAAACCAACGCATTTGGAACTGTTCGTAAAAATAGAAGTGAAATGCCCCATATGGAAGAAAACCTGAAGAGAGGAGAAATTTGCTACCGGTCAACCAATATTTTATTGGCAATGAAATGGCGTGACAAAAAGGACGTCTGGATATTGTCTTCTGTACACGCAGCAAGGTTGATTGAAATTCCGAAAAAAAGATTATCGTACAGGGTTAAATAA